gctggctaagaatagaataataaggaatgataacaaaggcttgtggcttgggctctctgtccgagccagctgggctgtgattggccattaattagaaacaaccacatgagaccaatcccagatgcacctgttgcattccacagcagcagataaccattggttacattttgttcctgaggcctctcagcttctcaggaggaaaattcctaaggaaaggattttccataaaagatgtcagTGACAGCTGGGTTCTGTGCCAGTCCTCAGGGAATGGCAGCAAATAACCACTAGATTAAAATGTGTGAATGAAAGGAAGGGGCAGAACAACTCCAGCAAAGACAAAGCTGGTCTAAGGTACTTAAACTAGCAAAAGCAtgctttaaaaccagaaaagcttcaaagtctttctttttttttttttttttccaaattgatAACAGACAGGGGCTGTGctttcaaggttttttttttatgattatGCAACTTGcaaatgttttttgtttaaGGAGATGTTAAGAAATAACTGCAAGTAGTTGCATGCCTGCAAGATTAGGAAATTGGGGTTATCAAAGGGTGATGATATAAATGTAATCAAAGGTGGCAATGGGAGAAGAGTCCAGAGCTGGAAGGACCCAGTGCAGGAAGGAGGAAGGTGTATTTAATACACCAGGACACAGGGGGACTCAGACAGAGGGAAGGGATCCAAAAAATGCATTTAGAGGAAACACTGGGTCttgaaaagctggaaaaaaaaaagagtcctCAGCCTTTAAACAGGAAGAGGATTCAGCCTGGGCTGCCAGGTGCTGTGCATCCAAGGTGtgagtggaggaggaggagggagcaggcacagggagggaattTCATGCCAGGAGTGACTCTCTAAGAACAGGCTGGCCAAAGAAATGGAGATGACAAAGAGCTGAGTCCCACAGGAATGCCCGCCAACACTGGAAACATCTTCCTTAAGGAAAAAAGGTTTTTGCAGTTCAAATAGAGATGGAGTGACCCCCTTGGCTTCCTTTGAAGGAGTGAGgtggctgggaaaggcaggcagtgagtggcagagcaggacaggctgggagctgacACCCAGAcctggtgcctggagcagccacagggcaAAGCACCAAAGCAGACAGTGCTTCTGTGAGCCCTGCTTCTGCCCAGGCCTGCATGCCTTCCAGGAACAACTAATTTCTCATTGAAATGTCAATTGTTAGCACCAACACGAGGGTGAGCAAGTCCCATTTGCCATGGGGCAGCCATGCCAAGGCTCAGTGAGTGCTGCAGggtgggctgtgcccagcagtgcccacctgtgtgagccctggggatggagggCACTGTGGCAGGGCCAGGATGGGCTTTGGGGGTGAGAGATTCTGGTTTAGAGCAAAACCCTCCTGGCACCTGATTTAGAGCAAACCCTCCTGGTACCTGATTTAGAGCAAACCCTCCTGGTACCTGATGCTGTTGaatcagggacagaaagactcCAGTCTTCAGGGGGGTCAGAGGGCTCACTTTAATGAAAGGAAAGGGTTTTTTATAATGTGACTTGCTAAAGTGATCCTTGATTGGCCTCAGAGTAGAACCATCtcacaccactggtgactgtgAATAGCACACTGTGAAGAGCCATAACTATACACAATAGctacagaaagagagataattattgttttaattctttcctcCAAGATTCCCAGGCTTGGGAGAAattctttgttctttctttgACTGAACTGAGAATCTCCACGGGCACCCATGGGTGACCCAACCTCCAGCCATGGGCTCCTTAAGGAGATGGGGCTGATCCCCTGGCTCTAACCTGTGGAGGGGCCCAGGACCTTCAGTGTGACACTGTGTGCGCGTGTGGCACTGTGTGTGCGTGTGACACTCCCTTCagtgtgacactgtgtgtgcGTGTGGCACTCCCTTCagtgtgacactgtgtgtgcgtgtgacactgtgtgtgcGTGTGGCACTCCCTTCAGTGTGGCACTGTGTGCGTGTGGCACTCCCTTCAGTGTGGCACTGTGTGCGTGTGGCACTCCCTTCAGTGTGGCACTGTGTGTGCGTGTGACACTCCCTGCTTATGCCGCTCCGTGTGACgtgccctgtgtgtgacacttcGTGTCTGTGTGCAACACTCCCTTCAATGTGCTACTCCCTTCTGCGTGACACTCCCTTCAGTGTGCCCCTGTGTGACACTCCCTGCGTGTGCCCACCCTTCAGTGTGACACTCCCTTCAGTGTGACACTCCCTTCAGTGTGCCCCTGTGTGACACTCCCTGCGTGTGCCCACCCTTCAGTGTGACACTCCCTTCAGTGTGACACTCCCTTCAGCGTGCCCCTGTGTGACACTCCCTTCAGTGTGACACGCCCTGCGTGTGGCACTCCCTGCCTATGCCACTCCGTGTGACATTGCTGTGTGTGACACTTCGTGTCTGCGTGCGCCACTCCCTGCGTGTGCCCACCCTCTGTGTGCCGctccctgtgtgacacctgctcccatttcccttttcccccagggccaccaggacCATGCCTCTCCCCGCCGCCCTCCTCCTGTGCCTCGCCTCCCTCCTGCTCCGCAGCGCATCCCCCAGTCCCGCCTGCGACCGCAGCGCCTGCCCGCCGTGCCCCGAGGGCGACGCGGAGGTGCCACCGCCCCCCGGCGCCACCGCCTGCTGTCCCCCGTGCCCGCTGTCCTGCCCCTGCCCGCCCCACCTGCAGGCCGACTGCGAGCTCCACGGCTTCCCTGGGGGCCGCGTCCCCGCCGGCCGCTCCTTCTACATCGACTTCGCCCGGCGGCTGTGCCGCTGCGGGGACGGCGGCGACATCGCCTGCAGCCCGCTCTGCCCGCGCCCCGAGCCCGCCTGCCGCGCCCTGGGCAGCCCGGTGGCCGATGGGTGTCCCCGGTGCGTGTGCTACGACCCCGAGGGGATGGCGGTGCCCGCCGGCTCCTCCGTGCGCCGCGGCTCCCGGGAGTGCcggtgccctgccctgggcggGGACATGGAGTGCGCGGAGCCCCAGGAGTGAGGGTGCCCTCGCCGCAGCGACACCTGCGACCCTGTTCGCAGGGGtgccaggatgagggaagagacgagaatgttgactccgtgtttcagaaggcttgatttattattttatgttatatattatattaaaactatactaaaagaatagaagaaaggatttcatcagaaggctggctaagaataaaatagcaaagaatgaataacaaaggtttgtgactgaccagacagtccgagccagctgggctgtgattggccattaatgagaaacaaccccatgagcccaatcccagatccacctgttgcattccacaccagcagataaccattgtttacattttgttcctgaggcctctcagcttctcaggagaaaaaatcctaaggaaaggatttttcagaaaatatcatggctacacaAAACCTTCCTGGGCTTTGGGGCATCCTTGCTGAGGGGCTTTGAGGGGAATGACAGATTTTGTCTTTACAAGCTGTGGGGTCTGTTGGTAGATAAAACTGGCactgagagatgaaagaaacaatggggaggGTTCCACTGATTGGAGAAtgggattccactgattgatcaATGGGATTCCACTGTGATTAatggaaaaaagagattttgctTTTACGGATAAACTTTAGGCTTGGCGGATAAAGGAAATTGGGAGTTGAAAGGTGCAAGAAACAATGGGGGAAAAGCCCAagttccataagaattaaaaactaaaagggagggttatagaGGGAAATATAtattagagggaaatctctggTAGCAGGCATTCTGGgcagtctgtacctctcaagtacctcagccaaggGGGAAAGACAgaagggaaattgggataaaaggagtctgtgtcctccaaaaatttgagagatcccaggggaatgccccatggcctctccctttattccaataaagtaAAAGGCCTCCTCTGTCTCGTGTTTGGACAGTTTCAAAGGGTCCCTGAGGATGTGGGGGTTGCTGCCCTCTGGACAGGGGGGATGCCACATTCTCTGTCATTCATGGGCCAGGGCAAGGTGTCTGCTGGGGGTGAGCTTGCTTGCTTGTGAGGTTTGTTCCACAGGTACAAACTGGCTGCTGCGAGCGTGTAACTGGGGCAAACAcagctgtttatttatttggaagGTGATTCTGCTTTTGTATGTGTTTGTGTTTATATAGGCTGTTTATATTAAACTCTCTGGATGAACCTCCTCCCAGGAGCCAGGCTTTTTGTTCCTGTAATGCTGTCCTGTGGTGGGACCAAGACCAGAAGGCTGGCTGACACCTTCTCTCCAAGCTTTTCATGAGCTGGGAGGAGTTGGTGggtgagcacagctctgggttcATGGGAGATGAACCCCTCTCCTGTCTCCATCCTCCAGAGCAAAGCCTGGTGGCACTCAAGTCTCTGTCCTTCACAGCCCCCTTGGTCCTACCCAGGGCTGGCCCCACTGTCAGTGCCAGTTCAGCAGGAATGCCCCAAAATGTGTCTCAGTGACTGTGTCCTCTGGATACAGACACAGGATACAGCATACTGCATCTTCTGAGTGCTTTGACAtgtataaatacacacacacatataaatatatctatatataaaacCCACAGCTTCATCAGGCTGTGTTATTAACACATGTTAATTGTTTAAGGGTtgaataaaataattgttttattgtttaacgattgaatagaataaaataattgttaATCGTTTAAGGATTGAATAAGATAATTGTTACCAGTGAATTTTTGAAGACTTTACTGATAAAGACACCCatgttttcctcttgttttagCTGGTGCTACTTGGGCCACACAAGGCTCTCTCCAACCACCTTGGCTGCTGGTACAGCTGGATACCTTAAGTGGGTCTCTGggattatttaaattttcttctcttctgctcTGTCTTCTGCTGTTTGactgcaaaaaaacaaaacaaaaaaaaaacctcaaaccaaaacaacaacaaaaacaaacaactccaaaaataaaaatccccagTGAGCAAGGGGCTTTCATGTGGAGGGTGAGGAAAAGGTTGGAGGAAGCAGGTGAATTTGGGTTTTGGGATGCAGCAGGGGTCTCCATCCACtggggaagggaccttaaggattgTAcagttccaactcccctgccatgggcagggacacctttcactgtcccaggttcctcagagctccatccagcctggccttgggcccTTCCAggcatggagcagccacagcttctctgggcaccctgtgctaattcaccaccctcagagtgaataatttttttcctatatctAACCaaaatttcccttctttcagCTTGAAGCCGtttcctttgtcctgtcacACCAGACCCTTGGGAATTCTCTCTTTCCATGTTTTTTGTAGgttcccttcaggcactggaaggccacaaggaggtcaccccaaagcctctgggctgaacaatcccaatcctcccagcctttcctcacagcacagctgctccatgcttctgctgcaggaaatgGGGCTTGACCTGACAACACTTCACCCTCTTCTCTTCCCCATTCAGTGTAAAAATCTTGGTTTTCAGTGAGGTTAAAGCTCACTGTTCACCTTCCAGACACCAGACATCCCATTGCCACCGTGtccaccagcagcacaggaaattCTTTCCATGACAGGTTTCTATTTACCTGCTGTCCAGGTATTTACAAATTGTCCAGATAGTTACAAATTACACATCCTCTATGCCCTTGTGAGGTGAGGGTGTTTAAGTCCATGGGGTTGGCTCTCTTTTGCATCTGCCAAGAATTTAAGGAGATCAGGACGAGTTTGCgagggcagtgatggggtttgCAAGCACAGGGATTACCCAGAGGGAGTCAGGAGGGATTTGCAAAGGCTCCTCACTGCCTGGGGAGggtgctgggctgcctggggtTGTTTATCCTTTGTCACACATCTTATCTGTCTCAGGGCTCCCTGCTTTGTGTGACTGATAACCTTGGAGCAGGGGGGAGTGACCGACAGATGGGCAGCCCCTGCATAACATTGGGATTGTCTGCGGTACCCAGTGTCAGCACGGGAACAATGACAGAGTTATTGGCCAAATATCCCTGCAAAAAGGTCCCTGTTGGCTCCTTTGCAAGCTGCTCCTTGGAGGTGGTGCAGAGTTTCTTTGCTCTGATGTGAAATACCTTCTGTCTCCAGGATCTCTGTCTGCATTTCATCACACTgaaagcaggagctgcattATTTTACTTTGACCAAGAACAGCacggggaaaaaattaaaaactcacAGTGATCAGTTGTCAGAATTTATTCTGACATTAAATTGAATGTCCTGGGGTCTGGCATGCTTTGTTTGAATGGGTGTTGTCCTGGATTCTCCAGTATTAATCACCCATGTGCTTGTCTGCAATTTGGACACAGTATTGCTGGtgttatttgtatttttccagGTCAGATTTTCCCCAGTCTGGGCAGTTTTGTGGCTACTCCTTCATGGTCATTGTCACTTTGCATCACAGCCAGGCACATGTTTGCAGGGAAGGACTGCAAATGTTTCTCAAGAGCAAAGCAACACACAAACTCCTGTGCATCCCTAAATGAGCCCTGAGAACTGAAACCAAAGCTGAAATTTGCAGCTCCCAAAAAGAACTCATTTAACACGTGGAGCAattgagttttggggttttttattttttttggtaaagGATCACTACTGGTGTTTAGTTAGTTGTGGAAGGGACTGGGACTTTCCTCATCATGttaatcataaaatggtttatTTAAATAGATCCATGCTTTATCCCCGAGCCCTTTCAGGTCCTGCCTCATGAGGCTGTAAAACATTGAAATATTCATGAATGAAAGCCCATCAGGAGTCTTCCTTTGGGCACGGCTCTGTCAAGAAGTTGAAGTGTTTGCCCAAGtccctctgccttttccagcaGCCTGCCAGAAGTGAATTCCTCAGGTGTGTTCACCAAACAGCTTTAGCACCCAGACTGCATTTGCAGAGCCCACGTGTGGGGGGCTGGCTGCTTgccatttgtttttttcccagttattATGCTCTTAAGTGATCAGAAATCTTGATCCACGGCAGGTTCTGCACTGGTGATTTCTGATCAGGATGAGAACAGAGGtttcctagaggagcccctGATTAAATTAGAGCATAGTCACTCAGTGTTGGTAATGGGCTGAGCACACACCCCtagaaatagtttttctttgaaatttggGGCAAGGGAGAGAGGTAACACTTGACACTTTTGAATATGCTCATTATAGGAAATTTTAAGCTGCCCTGATACACCAAAGGTGCACTGCATTTATTAACAGCAAATTGCACAAGGATGGGAGGCACACAAACAAGTGTATTTGGGGTTTTATGATTTAATAGGAGTGCTGTGGGTTGGAGACAAAGTGAGGATTGGTGAAAGGTTGGGCTCtgtgatcttgaaggtcttttcaaCTTAATTGATTCTGTTCTATGATTTAGCCTCAGCATTGTGCATCTCCACTAAaaccagctttttaaaaatcattctgATACTGCATCCatagcagcacccacagctcagctctccaAGGCTGTTGGGCTTTTTCCAGCAGCTGGCTTTGAATCCTGGAGTGATTTGCAGAGTCATTATTCATGGCTATTCACAGTTCAGAAGTTCAAGAGACACAAAAAAAGTCCAGGGTATGGAATCGAAGATTAATTGTTGCCAGTTTCCaaagaaaggaaggggaaagaaaaagagaaaaagggataAGAATGCAAAACCAGTTATTTGAAAGCAGAATGGAGGATCTTAGAGGAAAACTATTGtttctggagctgctgaaagTGTTCCTGTGTGTACAAGTGAGTCAGGAACATTGTTTCCAGCATCTGGaaagctgggagagcagcataGCCATTACCTAACAAATGCCAACCCAGTTCCTCAAAACCTTTGGAATTTTGCCATTTCGAATTTCATTTGGTGATGATGCTTAAAATTTTCAAGAGCTTTCAGGTCTGGATCCAGCTACAGTACTGAGTTAAGAAACTTAACCAGAATCAGCTGTGCAAAACAGTCCTtttgtgtattaaaaaaaaaaaaaagggacagaaatattctctctccttcctggcCTTAATTGGGATCCTGCCCATGGAACCTTATATATTCTAAGTATCTTAGAAAAATCAATATCTGCACAGTAACTGAATTTGTAATTATTGTAATTGCACATATCAATAAGTCCCCTTGTCTTTTCTGTGTGCCAGTCTCTGCTGAGAGCAAGGAGTCTAAACCTTAAAGACCAAACAGGGCCATGAACTGAGCTGTGCAGAAACGTGAGGAAACAGAATTTGATGAATGTTAAGAAATTAAGGGAAGTGTCCATAGTTTGTAGCTCATAGTGAGATGTTGCAGGA
The nucleotide sequence above comes from Molothrus aeneus isolate 106 chromosome 2, BPBGC_Maene_1.0, whole genome shotgun sequence. Encoded proteins:
- the LOC136571321 gene encoding fibulin-2-like, coding for MPLPAALLLCLASLLLRSASPSPACDRSACPPCPEGDAEVPPPPGATACCPPCPLSCPCPPHLQADCELHGFPGGRVPAGRSFYIDFARRLCRCGDGGDIACSPLCPRPEPACRALGSPVADGCPRCVCYDPEGMAVPAGSSVRRGSRECRCPALGGDMECAEPQE